One genomic window of Arachis stenosperma cultivar V10309 chromosome 10, arast.V10309.gnm1.PFL2, whole genome shotgun sequence includes the following:
- the LOC130957712 gene encoding uncharacterized protein LOC130957712 yields the protein MIAIKGMQRGRFLNPVPQLVTGLSSSAAASSCDAMDTANQLQSLHSRYPEYTRDSTKATEHRSAFNKYNIRGLSQCLNWPKRFNDNSHAASYLVNHHFTSDRNTDAKDFSSKLLKGIPDFVKIVEVGPRDGLQNEKSIVPTDVKVELIKLLVSSGLSVIEATSFVSPKWVPQLADAKDVLEGIQDVEGVSFPVLTPNLKGFEAAVAAGAKEVAVFPAASESFSKANLNSGIEDNLARCRDIASASRSYSIPVRGTCCSSQSSICGKALDEMGCSEISLGTVVPMLEAVLDVVPVDKLAVHFHDTYGQALSNSLISLQMGISVVDSSVSGLGGCPYAKGATGNVATEDVVYMLDGIGVKTNVDLGKLMQAGDFICKHLGRASNSRAATALSKVKAHASKL from the exons ATGATTGCAATCAAGGGTATGCAAAGGGGGCGATTCTTGAATCCTGTACCCCAACTTGTTACTGGATTATCAAGCTCTGCTGCTGCAAGCTCTTGTGATGCCATGGATACAGCTAATCAACTGCAATCTCTTCATTCTCG TTATCCTGAATACACAAGGGACAGTACAAAGGCCACAGAACATAGGAGTGCATTCAACAAATACAATATAAGGGGCCTATCTCAATGCCTGAATTGGCCTAAAAGGTTTAATGATAATTCTCATGCTGCCAGCTACTTGGTAAACCATCATTTTACATCTGATCGAAATACAGATGCAAAGGATTTCTCAAGTAAG CTTCTTAAAGGTATTCCAGACTTTGTAAAGATAGTGGAGGTTGGTCCAAGGGATGGATTGCAGAATGAGAAGTCTATCGTTCCAACTGATGTAAAAGTTGAGTTGATAAAGCTGCTGGTTTCTTCTGGGTTGTCTGTCATCGAGGCAACAAGTTTTGTATCACCAAAATGGGTTCCACAG TTGGCAGATGCAAAAGATGTATTGGAAGGCATTCAAGATGTGGAAGGTGTTAGCTTTCCTGTATTAACTCCAAACCTCAAA GGCTTTGAGGCAGCTGTTGCTGCTGGGGCTAAGGAAGTGGCTGTTTTTCCTGCAGCTTCTGAATCATTCTCTAAAGCAAATCTCAACTCTGGCATTGAGGATAATCTTGCTCGTTGCCGAGACATTGCTTCAGCTTCTCGAAGCTACTCAATCCCCGTTCGTGG GACATGTTGCTCCAGCCAAAGTAGCATATGTGGCAAGGCACTTGATGAGATGGGTTGCTCAGAGATTTCACTAG GCACTGTCGTTCCAATGCTGGAAGCTGTTCTTGATGTTGTTCCAGTTGACAAGCTTGCTGTCCACTTTCATGATACTTATGGTCAGGCGCTTTCAAATTCTCTAATTTCACTTCAG ATGGGGATCAGTGTAGTGGATTCATCTGTTTCCGGCCTTGGGGGTTGTCCGTATGCAAAGGGTGCAACTGGAAATGTTGCCACTGAGGATGTTGTTTACATGCTGGATGGAATTGGAGTGAAAACCAACGTGGACCTCGGAAAGCTCATGCAGGCCGGAGATTTCATCTGCAAGCATTTAGGACGCGCATCGAATTCAAGAGCCGCAACTGCGTTGAGTAAAGTTAAAGCTCATGCTTCCAAACTTTGA